From Streptomyces sp. NBC_00370, a single genomic window includes:
- a CDS encoding DUF6879 family protein: MPSSRQTFDELIANCTRSAVHLEMRDTYGVDYESGPFAQWRGGFRHDPADRASWWRPWLSLVEEAVARGIVIRRARIVSEPVSDYTRFLYDGTFTNVAAGELVRWLPRRRASDIPLPGNDFWLFDDDVVLFNHFTGEGASAGPEVEHRGDVVKLCSAAFETVWERGIPHDEYKPQ; this comes from the coding sequence ATGCCGTCGAGTCGGCAGACGTTCGATGAGCTGATCGCCAACTGCACCCGCTCCGCCGTCCACCTGGAGATGCGGGACACCTACGGCGTCGACTACGAGAGCGGTCCCTTCGCCCAATGGCGCGGCGGCTTCCGCCACGACCCGGCTGACCGGGCGTCCTGGTGGCGGCCGTGGCTGTCGCTCGTCGAGGAAGCCGTGGCGCGAGGCATCGTCATACGCCGCGCACGGATCGTGTCGGAGCCGGTCAGCGACTACACCCGCTTCCTGTACGACGGGACGTTCACGAACGTTGCCGCCGGCGAACTGGTGCGGTGGCTGCCCCGGCGCCGGGCATCCGACATCCCGCTGCCAGGAAACGACTTCTGGCTGTTCGATGACGACGTCGTCCTGTTCAATCACTTCACAGGTGAAGGCGCTTCGGCAGGCCCGGAGGTTGAGCACCGCGGCGACGTGGTGAAACTCTGCTCCGCCGCGTTCGAAACGGTCTGGGAGCGTGGCATCCCGCACGACGAGTACAAGCCCCAGTAA
- a CDS encoding ATP-binding protein, protein MTETTTIRVPLVEDSPPLVVKRWPRHPRSVHKARHLLRRHVDAWGMSRLADSAELVLSELATNAVRHAHIPGRLIETRYERLTNGVRIEVHDAGDTKPERREPSADDDSGRGLTLVDALTDGQWGVSARTGVGKLVWAVCTDAGEPHPGHETVEGQKRMTPFSPEVTRADPDTR, encoded by the coding sequence ATGACCGAGACCACCACCATCCGGGTCCCCCTTGTCGAAGACTCGCCCCCACTCGTCGTCAAGCGCTGGCCAAGACATCCCCGCTCGGTACACAAGGCGCGGCATCTACTGCGCCGGCATGTGGACGCGTGGGGCATGAGCCGCCTCGCCGACTCCGCCGAGCTGGTCCTCTCCGAGCTGGCAACCAACGCCGTACGGCACGCCCACATCCCCGGACGTCTCATCGAGACGCGCTACGAACGCCTCACCAACGGGGTACGGATCGAAGTGCACGACGCCGGGGACACCAAACCGGAACGCCGCGAACCGTCCGCCGACGACGACTCCGGACGCGGCCTGACACTGGTGGACGCACTCACCGACGGGCAATGGGGGGTGAGCGCCCGCACGGGAGTCGGCAAGCTCGTCTGGGCGGTCTGCACGGACGCGGGCGAGCCGCACCCCGGCCATGAGACCGTCGAGGGCCAAAAGCGGATGACGCCCTTCTCTCCCGAGGTGACC